Proteins encoded within one genomic window of Bradyrhizobium sp. AZCC 1719:
- a CDS encoding helix-turn-helix domain-containing protein, with protein MAAAARAWNQEYEQIGRGRFRGRLIQLVLDKLQLGRESWSPGILQRGSAPAGTWVFGLPLAAEGSLHIRRRPVHAGELLAATSHDDIGFAATGPTDLMVVVLPTQLIDRWLQARRGIDRFDVDLPSPRWQVSAAEMSQRAGALCSLLQTLTKQPNDFLYGNSSLSRIEERIFDAILDMIPSAEVIEPLHSRARIARAVLNLLQARLDDPPTITEICVAVGARERTLHLSCVEAFGRPPAALLAELRLNAAHRAFSHPGRETSITAVAALYGFTHFGRFAAVYRRQFGELPSATFARARGA; from the coding sequence ATGGCAGCCGCCGCGCGCGCTTGGAATCAGGAGTATGAGCAGATCGGGCGCGGCCGCTTTCGGGGAAGGTTGATCCAGCTCGTGCTGGACAAACTGCAATTGGGTCGCGAGAGCTGGTCGCCCGGCATTCTCCAGCGTGGCAGCGCTCCGGCTGGTACCTGGGTGTTCGGCCTGCCGCTTGCTGCGGAGGGATCGCTTCATATCCGAAGACGGCCGGTGCATGCTGGCGAACTGCTGGCAGCGACATCGCACGACGACATCGGTTTTGCTGCGACCGGCCCCACCGACCTGATGGTCGTGGTGCTGCCGACGCAGTTGATCGATCGCTGGTTGCAGGCCCGGCGTGGGATCGACAGGTTCGACGTCGATCTTCCTTCTCCACGCTGGCAAGTGTCCGCTGCCGAAATGTCCCAGCGCGCCGGCGCGCTCTGCAGCCTGCTGCAGACGCTGACGAAGCAGCCGAACGATTTCCTTTACGGCAACAGCAGCCTGTCCCGGATCGAAGAACGGATTTTCGATGCGATCCTTGACATGATCCCGTCCGCGGAGGTCATCGAGCCGCTGCACAGCCGCGCCCGTATCGCACGCGCGGTACTCAACCTTCTACAAGCACGGCTGGACGATCCGCCGACCATTACGGAGATTTGCGTGGCCGTCGGAGCGCGCGAGCGGACACTTCACCTGAGCTGCGTCGAGGCTTTCGGCCGGCCGCCTGCAGCACTGCTTGCCGAGCTCCGGCTCAACGCCGCCCATCGCGCGTTTTCACACCCCGGCAGAGAAACCAGTATCACCGCAGTTGCCGCGCTCTACGGCTTCACCCATTTCGGCCGCTTCGCGGCCGTCTATCGGCGTCAGTTCGGTGAGCTTCCATCGGCCACCTTTGCCAGGGCGCGAGGTGCCTGA
- a CDS encoding ABC transporter substrate-binding protein gives MRKGIFYLATGTALALALSVSTASAQKKYDTGATDTEIKIGQTNPFSGPASSYATIGKTQAAYIKMINDQGGVNGRKINLIQYDDAYSPPKAVEQVRKLVESDEVLLTFQVLGTPSNAAVQKYLNSKKVPQLFAATGASKFTDPKNFPWTMGFNPNYFVEGRIYGQYILKEHPNAKIGILYQNDDLGKDYLNGIKAGLGDKAAKMVVAEASYEVSDPTIDSQILKIKDAGADLFFSATTPKQAAQAIKKIAELNWKPVHILDINATSVGAVMKPAGLEASKGVISVNYGKDPLDPTWKDDAGMKKYFEFMAKYYPEGDKDSSFNSYGYMTTQLLIHVLKACGDNLTRENVLKQATNLKNVQLDLLLPGISVTTTPTDYRVNKQLQMMKFNGERWEMFGPILEDAGPAG, from the coding sequence ATGAGGAAGGGTATTTTCTATCTGGCCACCGGCACGGCGCTCGCACTTGCGCTGTCGGTTTCGACGGCGTCGGCGCAGAAAAAGTACGACACCGGCGCAACCGATACCGAGATCAAGATCGGGCAAACCAATCCATTCAGCGGCCCCGCCTCCTCCTATGCCACGATCGGCAAGACCCAGGCGGCCTATATCAAGATGATCAACGACCAGGGCGGCGTGAATGGCCGCAAGATCAATCTGATCCAGTATGACGACGCCTACTCGCCGCCCAAGGCGGTCGAGCAGGTGCGCAAGCTGGTCGAGAGCGACGAGGTGCTGCTGACCTTCCAGGTTCTCGGAACGCCTTCGAACGCAGCGGTCCAGAAATATCTCAACTCGAAGAAGGTGCCGCAACTGTTTGCCGCCACCGGCGCGTCGAAGTTTACCGATCCGAAGAATTTCCCGTGGACGATGGGCTTCAACCCCAACTACTTCGTCGAAGGGCGCATCTACGGCCAGTACATCCTGAAGGAACATCCGAACGCCAAGATCGGCATCCTCTATCAGAACGATGATCTCGGTAAGGACTATCTGAACGGCATCAAGGCCGGCCTCGGCGACAAGGCCGCGAAGATGGTGGTGGCGGAAGCTTCCTACGAAGTCTCCGACCCGACCATCGATTCGCAGATCCTCAAGATCAAGGACGCCGGCGCGGACCTGTTCTTCTCGGCGACGACGCCCAAGCAGGCGGCGCAGGCCATCAAGAAGATCGCCGAACTCAACTGGAAGCCGGTGCACATCCTCGACATCAACGCGACCTCCGTCGGCGCGGTCATGAAGCCTGCGGGGCTCGAAGCCTCCAAGGGAGTGATCAGCGTCAACTACGGCAAGGATCCGCTCGATCCGACCTGGAAGGACGACGCCGGCATGAAGAAGTATTTCGAGTTCATGGCGAAGTACTATCCCGAGGGCGACAAGGACTCGAGCTTCAACTCCTATGGCTACATGACCACGCAATTGCTGATCCATGTGCTGAAGGCGTGCGGTGACAATCTGACCCGCGAGAACGTGTTGAAACAGGCCACCAACCTGAAGAACGTTCAACTCGACCTGCTGCTGCCGGGCATCTCGGTCACCACCACGCCGACCGACTATCGCGTCAACAAGCAGCTGCAGATGATGAAGTTCAACGGCGAGCGTTGGGAAATGTTCGGCCCGATCCTTGAGGACGCAGGTCCGGCGGGCTAG
- a CDS encoding ABC transporter permease, protein MSATDTHHGISAHRIQAMVLRYWYLLMSSWPRLLELIYWPALQIITWGFLQNYIAQNDNFFARAGGTLIGAVILWDILFRGQLGFSISFLEEMWARNLGNLMMSPLKPIEFLISLMIMSLIRLAIGVIPMTLLALFFFDFNFFAIGLPLIAFFCNLIFTSWSIGIFVSGLVLRNGLGAESIVWTMMFGLMPLACVYYPVAVLPAWLQWIAWMLPPTYVFEGMRALLIDHVLRADLMVWSLAINAVLFTASFAIFLALLRSAKHHGSLLGGGE, encoded by the coding sequence ATGAGCGCTACCGACACCCATCACGGGATCTCCGCGCACCGCATCCAGGCGATGGTGCTGCGCTACTGGTATCTCCTGATGTCGTCCTGGCCGAGGCTGTTGGAGCTGATCTACTGGCCGGCGCTGCAGATCATCACCTGGGGCTTTCTGCAGAACTACATCGCGCAGAATGACAATTTCTTCGCGCGCGCCGGCGGCACGCTGATCGGCGCTGTGATCCTCTGGGACATCCTGTTCCGCGGGCAGCTCGGCTTTTCGATTTCGTTTCTCGAGGAGATGTGGGCGCGCAACCTCGGCAACCTCATGATGAGCCCGCTGAAGCCGATCGAGTTCCTGATCTCGCTGATGATCATGAGCCTGATCCGGCTCGCGATCGGCGTGATTCCGATGACGCTGCTGGCGCTGTTCTTCTTCGATTTCAATTTCTTCGCGATTGGCCTGCCGCTGATCGCGTTCTTCTGCAACCTGATCTTCACGAGCTGGTCGATCGGGATCTTTGTTTCTGGCCTGGTGCTGCGCAACGGGCTGGGCGCCGAGAGCATCGTCTGGACAATGATGTTCGGCTTGATGCCGCTCGCCTGTGTCTACTATCCGGTCGCGGTGCTGCCGGCCTGGCTGCAATGGATCGCGTGGATGCTGCCGCCGACCTATGTGTTCGAAGGCATGCGCGCGCTATTGATCGATCACGTGCTTAGAGCCGACCTGATGGTCTGGTCACTTGCCATCAACGCGGTGCTGTTTACCGCTTCCTTTGCGATCTTCCTCGCTCTCTTGCGCAGTGCCAAACATCACGGATCTTTGCTCGGGGGTGGCGAATAA
- a CDS encoding ABC transporter ATP-binding protein: MADSETVPAQSPAAGPQGPAAIDVAHLIKLYKTTRAVDDISFRIARGSVTGLLGGNGAGKTTTIAMIMGLVLPTSGRVQVLGHAMPEQSAEVLGRMNFESPYVDMPMRLTVRQNLTIFGRLYAVENLAERIEQLASDLDLKDFLDRANGKLSAGQKTRVALAKALINQPELLLLDEPTASLDPDTADWVRQHLQDYRRTHDATILLASHNMLEVERLCDRVIIMKRGRIEDDDSPDQIMARYNRTTLEDVFLDVARGRVAETAP, encoded by the coding sequence ATGGCCGATAGCGAGACAGTACCAGCGCAATCGCCCGCGGCCGGGCCGCAAGGTCCCGCCGCGATCGACGTCGCGCATCTGATAAAACTCTACAAGACCACCCGCGCGGTCGACGATATCTCGTTCCGGATCGCGCGCGGCAGCGTCACCGGGCTGCTCGGCGGCAATGGCGCCGGCAAGACCACGACCATTGCCATGATCATGGGGCTCGTGCTGCCGACCTCGGGCCGCGTCCAGGTGCTGGGACACGCGATGCCGGAGCAGAGCGCCGAGGTGCTCGGGCGGATGAATTTCGAGAGCCCGTATGTCGACATGCCGATGCGGCTCACGGTGCGGCAGAACCTCACGATTTTCGGCCGGCTCTATGCGGTGGAGAATCTCGCCGAGCGCATCGAGCAGCTCGCCTCCGACCTCGACCTGAAGGATTTTCTCGATCGCGCCAATGGCAAGCTATCGGCCGGACAGAAGACACGCGTCGCGCTGGCAAAGGCGCTGATCAACCAGCCGGAGCTGCTGTTGCTCGACGAGCCGACGGCCTCGCTCGATCCGGATACCGCCGACTGGGTGCGGCAGCATTTGCAGGACTATCGCAGGACCCACGACGCCACCATCCTGCTGGCCTCGCACAACATGCTGGAAGTGGAGCGGCTGTGCGACCGCGTCATCATCATGAAGCGCGGCCGCATCGAGGATGACGACAGTCCCGACCAGATCATGGCGCGCTACAACCGCACCACGCTGGAAGACGTGTTTCTCGACGTCGCGCGCGGCCGGGTGGCGGAGACCGCGCCATGA
- a CDS encoding polyhydroxyalkanoate depolymerase translates to MPIGEFGGAPPLVAEGSPALTTPMYWMYELGHASLNPARAVTDATKILFQNPLNPWSHTQFGKSIAAACELFERTTRRYGKPEWGLDFTEVNGIHTPVEVRSIWEKPFCRLLHFDRKLTRPLRAPHPRVLIVAPMSGHYATLLRGTVEAFLPTHEVYITDWSDARMVPLTEGRFDLDDYVDYVIEMLHVLGGNMHVIAVCQPSVPVVAAVSVMEAVRDPFVPLSMTLMGGPIDTRRNPTSVNNLAAERGIDWFRNHVITKVPFPHPGVMRDVYPGFLQLSGFISMNLDRHTDAHKALFNNLVKGDGDMVDKHREFYDEYLAVMDLTAEYYLQTVDLVFVKHALPKGEMTHRGKPVDPSKIRRVALMTVEGENDDISGLGQTEATHALCPHIPDHRRVHYVQKGVGHYGVFNGSRFRSEIVPRISDFMMSATNTNESAAKIKPTLVRAAE, encoded by the coding sequence ATGCCGATTGGTGAGTTTGGCGGCGCACCGCCGCTGGTGGCCGAAGGCAGTCCGGCGCTCACGACGCCGATGTACTGGATGTACGAATTGGGCCACGCGTCGCTCAATCCGGCACGCGCCGTGACCGACGCCACCAAGATCCTCTTTCAAAACCCGCTCAATCCGTGGTCGCACACGCAATTCGGTAAATCGATCGCAGCGGCCTGCGAATTGTTCGAGCGCACCACGCGCCGCTACGGCAAGCCCGAATGGGGGCTCGATTTCACCGAGGTCAACGGCATCCATACGCCCGTCGAGGTCCGCTCGATCTGGGAAAAGCCGTTCTGCCGTTTGCTGCACTTCGATCGTAAGCTGACCCGGCCGCTGCGCGCGCCCCATCCGCGCGTCCTGATCGTGGCGCCGATGTCCGGCCATTACGCGACGCTGCTGCGCGGCACGGTCGAGGCGTTCCTGCCGACGCATGAAGTCTACATCACCGACTGGTCCGACGCGCGCATGGTTCCCCTCACCGAGGGTCGCTTCGATCTCGATGACTACGTCGATTACGTCATCGAGATGCTGCATGTGCTCGGCGGCAACATGCACGTGATCGCGGTGTGTCAGCCTTCGGTGCCCGTGGTGGCGGCGGTCTCCGTGATGGAAGCGGTGCGCGATCCCTTCGTGCCGCTGTCGATGACCTTGATGGGCGGCCCGATCGATACCCGCCGCAACCCGACCTCGGTGAACAACCTCGCGGCCGAGCGCGGCATCGACTGGTTCCGCAACCATGTCATCACCAAAGTGCCGTTCCCGCATCCCGGCGTGATGCGCGACGTCTATCCGGGCTTTTTGCAGCTCTCGGGCTTCATCTCCATGAACCTCGACCGCCACACCGACGCGCACAAGGCGCTGTTCAACAATCTGGTGAAGGGCGACGGCGACATGGTCGACAAGCACCGCGAGTTCTATGACGAGTACCTCGCGGTCATGGATCTGACGGCGGAGTATTACCTGCAGACCGTCGATCTCGTGTTCGTCAAGCACGCGTTGCCCAAGGGCGAAATGACTCACCGTGGCAAGCCGGTCGATCCGTCAAAGATCCGGCGCGTGGCGCTGATGACGGTGGAAGGCGAGAACGACGACATCTCGGGGCTCGGCCAGACCGAAGCGACGCACGCTTTGTGCCCCCATATTCCCGATCATCGCCGCGTGCATTACGTGCAAAAGGGCGTCGGACACTACGGCGTGTTCAACGGATCGCGATTCCGTTCCGAAATCGTGCCGCGCATCTCCGATTTCATGATGTCGGCGACGAATACCAATGAGTCAGCAGCTAAGATCAAGCCAACATTGGTCCGTGCGGCCGAATAG
- a CDS encoding DUF1254 domain-containing protein, with protein MKIIRKHDLVAAALAGALTFTAAHAQTAAPGVNPTLGFNNKIPEKLLTPDKVDSPIGTLNFVDGVPTDETTKKLYDHLDFLRGVEVFLNFIPAASLEAMRLGNAEIGATKSNQAVIMDQLLDSSPLFLTGNTDTVYCSVILDLETDGPTVVEVPLGSGPGTVNDAFFRFVIDMGAPGPDQGKGGKYLIAPAGYKGALPKDKKDGGEYFIARSPSNVNWLILRGFLVDGKPDAASKMFREGVKVYPLSKASNPPKMEFFNGSKMPFNTIHANNFEFYQELDHVIQKEPLDLIEPELRGLAASIGIRKGTPFKPDERMKKILTDAVAVGNATARAVSFRGRDPRSAIYPNSQWKSLFGGADYRFIDDDGIGGRNLDARTVYYYGYTVNTPAMAAKLIGRGSQYAVSFADSSDRPFDGAKTYRLSVPANAPAKDFWSVVLYDPQTRSELQTSQPFPSKNNKRDKLIVNADGSVDIYFGPKAPAGKEANWVASVPNKGWFAIFRLYGPLEPWFDKTWRVGEIEEVK; from the coding sequence ATGAAGATCATCCGCAAGCATGACCTTGTCGCCGCCGCCCTTGCCGGCGCGCTGACCTTCACTGCAGCCCACGCGCAGACCGCCGCCCCCGGCGTGAATCCCACGCTGGGATTCAACAACAAGATTCCGGAAAAGCTGCTGACGCCCGACAAGGTCGACTCCCCGATCGGAACGCTCAATTTCGTCGATGGCGTGCCGACGGACGAGACGACGAAGAAGCTCTACGATCATCTCGACTTCCTGCGCGGCGTCGAGGTGTTTCTCAACTTCATTCCCGCGGCGTCCCTGGAGGCGATGCGCCTCGGCAACGCCGAGATAGGCGCAACAAAGAGCAATCAGGCTGTGATCATGGATCAGTTGCTCGACTCCAGTCCGCTGTTTCTCACCGGAAACACCGACACGGTCTACTGCAGCGTCATCCTCGACCTCGAGACCGACGGGCCGACCGTCGTTGAAGTTCCTCTCGGCAGCGGGCCCGGCACGGTCAACGATGCCTTCTTCCGCTTCGTCATCGATATGGGCGCCCCCGGACCGGACCAGGGCAAGGGCGGCAAGTATCTGATCGCGCCGGCCGGCTACAAGGGCGCTCTGCCGAAGGACAAGAAGGATGGCGGCGAATACTTCATCGCGCGCTCTCCGTCGAACGTGAACTGGCTGATCCTTCGCGGCTTCCTGGTGGACGGCAAGCCGGATGCGGCTTCAAAAATGTTCCGCGAGGGCGTCAAGGTCTATCCGCTCAGCAAGGCCAGCAATCCGCCGAAGATGGAATTCTTCAACGGATCGAAGATGCCGTTCAACACCATCCACGCCAACAATTTCGAGTTCTACCAGGAGCTCGATCATGTGATTCAGAAGGAGCCGCTCGACCTCATCGAGCCCGAACTGCGCGGCCTCGCCGCTTCGATCGGCATCCGCAAGGGCACGCCGTTCAAGCCTGACGAGCGGATGAAGAAGATCCTTACCGATGCCGTCGCCGTCGGCAACGCCACCGCCCGTGCCGTGAGTTTCCGCGGTCGCGATCCCCGGTCGGCAATCTACCCGAACAGCCAATGGAAATCCCTGTTCGGCGGCGCCGACTATCGCTTCATCGACGACGATGGGATCGGCGGCCGCAATCTCGATGCGCGCACGGTGTATTATTACGGCTACACCGTGAACACGCCCGCGATGGCGGCCAAGCTCATCGGCAGAGGCTCGCAATACGCCGTGAGCTTCGCCGATAGCTCAGATAGGCCATTCGACGGTGCGAAGACCTACCGGCTCAGCGTTCCAGCGAACGCTCCAGCGAAAGATTTCTGGTCGGTCGTGCTCTACGATCCGCAGACGCGCTCCGAACTGCAGACGTCGCAGCCGTTCCCGAGCAAGAACAACAAGCGCGACAAGCTGATTGTGAACGCCGACGGCTCGGTTGACATCTACTTCGGACCCAAGGCGCCTGCCGGTAAGGAAGCCAATTGGGTTGCGTCCGTGCCGAACAAAGGCTGGTTCGCGATCTTCCGCCTCTACGGGCCGCTCGAGCCGTGGTTCGACAAGACTTGGCGTGTCGGGGAGATCGAAGAGGTCAAGTAG
- a CDS encoding transglycosylase domain-containing protein has translation MAWGRKKSGGRKEPLFGLPAALAELRLSPEDRIPAATDDDKPKKPVPKRKHDDDEDEPPRERKPRAARSGAKRRSKRRFRIGRLVYWGAVLGLWATIAIIGIVVWVGAHLPAIQSLEIPKRPPTIQIVGIDGSVLASRGEAPGANVALKDLPPYLPKAFIAIEDRRFYSHYGIDPVGIARAAVANILHRGVSQGGSTLTQQLAKNLFLTQERTIARKLQEVELALWLERKHSKNQILELYLNRVYFGSGAYGVEAAAQRYFGKPAKNVTVAEAAMLAGLVKSPSRLAPNRNPEGAEARAQIVLAAMAEAKFISDAQAKASIGHPSYNVKPAGAGTINYVADWIGEVLDDLVGQIDQSIVVETTIDPKLQSVAEAAIIDELAAKSVKFHVTQGALVAMTPDGAVRAMVGGRNYAESQYNRAVTAKRQPGSAFKPFIYLTAIEGGLSPETIRQDAPLDLKGWRPENYTHEYFGSVTLTQALAMSLNTVAVRLGLEVGPKNVVRTAHRLGISSKLEANPSIALGTSEVSVIELVGAYAPFANGGLGVSPHVVTKIRTNEGKVLYRRTADPLGQVIGPRHVAMMNTMMQETLLSGTARKAEIPGWMAAGKTGTSQDFRDAWFIGYTANLVTGVWLGNDDNSPTKKATGGGLPVEVWTRFMRSAHQGVPVAGLPNAQRGGFLSNMFQTASQVSAQPPQSAPVPSGGYRPAPARTSAPPPNPNARPEAAAGLDGWLVDRLFGR, from the coding sequence ATGGCGTGGGGACGGAAAAAGAGCGGCGGACGCAAGGAGCCGCTGTTTGGGCTTCCGGCAGCGCTCGCGGAGCTGCGCCTCTCGCCCGAGGATCGCATTCCTGCTGCCACCGACGACGACAAACCGAAAAAGCCAGTGCCGAAGCGCAAGCACGATGACGACGAGGACGAGCCGCCGCGCGAGCGTAAGCCGCGCGCGGCGCGTAGCGGCGCGAAGCGGCGCTCGAAACGCCGCTTCAGGATTGGCCGTCTCGTTTATTGGGGCGCCGTGCTCGGCCTGTGGGCGACGATCGCGATCATCGGCATCGTGGTCTGGGTCGGCGCGCATCTGCCGGCAATCCAATCGCTGGAAATTCCAAAGCGCCCGCCAACCATCCAGATTGTCGGCATCGACGGCAGCGTGCTGGCCTCGCGCGGCGAAGCGCCGGGCGCCAATGTCGCGCTGAAGGATCTGCCGCCCTATCTGCCGAAGGCGTTCATCGCGATCGAGGACCGCCGCTTCTACTCGCATTACGGCATCGATCCGGTCGGCATTGCACGCGCGGCGGTCGCCAACATCCTGCATCGCGGCGTTTCGCAGGGCGGCTCGACGCTGACGCAGCAGCTCGCGAAAAACCTGTTCCTGACCCAGGAACGGACGATCGCGCGCAAGCTGCAGGAAGTGGAGCTCGCGCTATGGCTGGAGCGCAAGCATTCCAAGAACCAAATTCTCGAGCTTTACCTGAACCGCGTCTATTTCGGCTCCGGCGCCTATGGCGTCGAGGCGGCGGCGCAGCGTTATTTCGGCAAGCCGGCGAAGAACGTCACGGTCGCGGAAGCCGCGATGCTGGCCGGCCTCGTCAAGTCGCCGTCGCGGCTGGCGCCGAACCGCAACCCCGAGGGCGCGGAAGCACGCGCCCAGATCGTGCTCGCGGCGATGGCGGAAGCCAAGTTCATCAGCGACGCCCAGGCCAAGGCTTCGATCGGCCATCCCTCCTACAACGTGAAGCCGGCCGGCGCCGGCACCATCAACTACGTCGCCGACTGGATCGGCGAAGTGCTCGACGATCTCGTCGGCCAGATCGACCAGAGCATCGTGGTCGAGACCACGATCGATCCGAAGCTGCAGAGCGTGGCGGAAGCCGCGATCATCGACGAGCTAGCGGCCAAGAGCGTGAAGTTCCATGTCACGCAAGGCGCGTTGGTGGCGATGACGCCTGACGGCGCGGTGCGCGCCATGGTGGGGGGGCGGAACTACGCCGAGAGCCAGTATAACCGCGCAGTCACCGCCAAACGCCAGCCCGGCTCGGCGTTCAAGCCGTTCATCTACCTGACCGCGATCGAAGGCGGGCTTTCGCCGGAAACGATCCGACAGGACGCGCCGCTCGACCTGAAAGGTTGGCGGCCGGAGAACTACACCCATGAATATTTCGGCTCGGTGACGCTGACGCAGGCGCTGGCAATGTCGCTCAACACGGTCGCGGTGCGGCTCGGCCTGGAAGTGGGGCCGAAGAACGTGGTGCGGACCGCGCACCGGCTCGGGATTTCATCAAAACTCGAGGCCAATCCCTCGATCGCGCTCGGCACCTCGGAAGTCTCGGTCATTGAGCTGGTGGGCGCCTATGCGCCGTTTGCCAATGGCGGACTCGGCGTCTCCCCGCATGTGGTGACGAAGATTCGCACCAACGAAGGCAAGGTGCTGTACAGGCGCACGGCCGATCCGCTCGGCCAGGTGATCGGGCCGCGCCATGTCGCGATGATGAACACGATGATGCAGGAGACGCTGCTCTCGGGCACCGCGCGCAAAGCAGAGATTCCGGGCTGGATGGCCGCCGGCAAGACCGGCACCAGCCAGGATTTCCGCGACGCCTGGTTCATCGGCTACACGGCCAACCTCGTCACCGGCGTCTGGCTCGGCAATGACGACAACTCGCCGACCAAGAAGGCGACCGGCGGCGGCCTGCCGGTGGAAGTATGGACCCGCTTCATGCGCTCCGCGCATCAGGGCGTGCCGGTGGCGGGCCTGCCGAACGCGCAGCGCGGCGGATTTTTGTCGAACATGTTCCAGACCGCGTCGCAGGTCAGTGCACAGCCGCCGCAGTCGGCGCCGGTCCCATCAGGCGGATATCGGCCTGCGCCGGCACGAACCTCCGCGCCGCCACCCAATCCAAATGCTCGCCCCGAGGCGGCTGCAGGACTCGATGGCTGGCTGGTGGATCGGCTGTTTGGAAGGTAG
- a CDS encoding DUF1330 domain-containing protein, producing the protein MGHIDPTKEVFAQFRANDRPGPIHMLNLVRLRAEAAYPDGRKATGAEAYAAYGRESGPVFERLGGRIVWQGRFELMLIGPQEERWDHCFIAEYPDVAAFAEMIRDPVYREAVKHRQAAVEDSRLIRHAVLPAGKTFGEIPK; encoded by the coding sequence ATGGGCCATATCGATCCGACCAAGGAAGTGTTTGCGCAATTTCGGGCCAATGATCGGCCGGGTCCGATCCACATGCTCAATCTGGTCCGGCTGCGCGCCGAGGCGGCCTACCCCGACGGCCGCAAGGCGACCGGCGCGGAGGCCTATGCAGCCTATGGGCGCGAAAGCGGCCCGGTGTTCGAACGGCTCGGCGGACGGATCGTGTGGCAGGGCAGGTTCGAGCTGATGCTGATCGGACCGCAGGAGGAACGCTGGGACCATTGCTTCATCGCCGAATATCCTGATGTCGCGGCGTTTGCGGAAATGATCCGCGATCCCGTCTACCGCGAGGCGGTAAAGCACCGCCAGGCCGCGGTCGAGGATTCCCGCCTGATCCGCCACGCCGTGCTGCCGGCCGGCAAGACGTTCGGCGAGATTCCGAAGTAA
- a CDS encoding DUF1254 domain-containing protein: MRHLHTLTMTALAGALAIGGANAQVPAPGVNPTPGFNNKIPEKILTPNSVETRIGTLKFVDGVPTAETAQKAYDNLDFLRGVEVFLNLMPAASLEALRRGNGEMGATKTHQAVIVDQLLDSNPLLLTGNTDTVYLFAYLDLETDGPTVVEVPAGSGPGTVNDAFFRFVVDMGGPGLDQGKGGKYLIVPAGYKGELPQSGYFVVQSPSYVNLLVLRGFLVDGKPDAASKMFREGVKIYSLSKAANPPKMEFFNGSRVPFNTVHANDFEFYEEVNHVIQKEPLELFDPELRGVAAAIGIRKGKPFKPDERMRKILTEAVAVGNATSRSIAFRNRDPNSPIYPNSQWRTGFIGNDYRWLDGDGMSGRNVDARTNFFYMATVNTPAMAAKIVGRGSQYALSVADTAGAPFDGAKNYRVKMPANAPAKDFWSVVLYDPQTRSELQTGQPFPSKNNKRDNLVANADGSVELYFGPKAPAGKEANWIQTVPGKGWFTLLRLYGPLEPWFDKTWRPGEIEEVK, from the coding sequence ATGAGGCATTTGCACACACTGACGATGACCGCGCTCGCCGGCGCGCTGGCGATTGGAGGAGCCAATGCCCAGGTGCCTGCCCCCGGCGTGAATCCAACACCGGGATTCAACAACAAGATTCCCGAGAAAATCCTGACGCCCAATTCGGTCGAGACCCGCATCGGAACTCTCAAATTCGTCGACGGCGTGCCGACCGCCGAAACTGCGCAGAAGGCCTACGACAATCTCGACTTCCTGCGCGGAGTCGAGGTGTTTCTCAACCTCATGCCCGCGGCGTCACTGGAAGCGCTGCGGCGGGGCAACGGCGAGATGGGCGCGACCAAGACCCATCAGGCCGTGATCGTCGATCAGTTGCTCGATTCCAATCCGCTGCTGCTCACGGGCAACACGGACACTGTCTATTTGTTCGCCTATCTCGACCTCGAAACCGACGGGCCGACCGTCGTCGAGGTTCCCGCCGGAAGCGGACCCGGCACAGTCAACGACGCGTTTTTTCGTTTCGTCGTCGACATGGGCGGACCGGGCCTGGATCAGGGCAAGGGCGGCAAGTATTTGATCGTGCCCGCGGGCTACAAGGGCGAGTTGCCGCAGTCGGGCTACTTCGTCGTTCAGTCCCCTTCCTATGTGAACCTGCTCGTTCTCCGCGGCTTCCTGGTTGACGGCAAGCCGGACGCGGCTTCAAAAATGTTCCGGGAAGGGGTCAAGATCTATTCGCTCAGCAAGGCTGCCAATCCGCCGAAGATGGAGTTCTTCAACGGATCCAGGGTGCCGTTCAATACGGTCCATGCCAACGATTTCGAATTCTACGAGGAAGTCAATCACGTCATCCAGAAGGAGCCGCTGGAGCTGTTCGATCCGGAACTGCGCGGCGTCGCCGCCGCCATCGGCATCCGCAAGGGCAAGCCGTTCAAGCCCGACGAGCGGATGAGGAAAATCCTCACCGAGGCCGTCGCGGTCGGCAACGCCACCTCGCGCTCGATCGCGTTCCGCAACCGCGATCCAAATTCTCCGATCTATCCGAACAGCCAGTGGAGGACAGGCTTCATCGGCAACGATTATCGCTGGCTCGACGGCGACGGTATGTCCGGCCGCAACGTGGATGCCCGCACCAACTTCTTCTACATGGCCACCGTCAACACGCCGGCGATGGCCGCGAAGATCGTCGGCAGGGGCTCGCAATATGCACTCAGCGTGGCCGACACGGCCGGCGCGCCGTTCGACGGTGCAAAGAACTACCGGGTCAAGATGCCGGCCAATGCTCCCGCCAAGGACTTCTGGTCCGTGGTGCTCTACGACCCGCAGACCCGCTCGGAGCTGCAGACCGGGCAGCCCTTCCCCAGCAAGAACAACAAGCGCGACAACTTGGTCGCCAATGCTGACGGCTCGGTCGAACTCTACTTCGGCCCCAAGGCGCCCGCCGGCAAGGAGGCCAACTGGATCCAGACCGTTCCCGGCAAGGGCTGGTTCACGCTGCTGCGCCTCTACGGTCCGCTCGAACCGTGGTTCGACAAGACCTGGCGGCCCGGCGAGATCGAAGAAGTGAAGTGA